The sequence GTGTACGGCGGCGCCGTCGCGGCGCCCGCGATCGCCGGCGGGCTGCTCGTCGGCGGCGGCCTGGGACTCGTGGCCGCCTGGCGCACGTGGTCGGCGCTGTCCGTGGTCGCCGCCGTGGTCGGGGCGTACGTGGTGCTCGGCGGCCCGCTCGCCGTGCCGACGACGACCGTGGCCGGGGTGGTCCCGACGGGGGAGACGCTCGTCGCCCTCGCGCGCGGGGTGGTGTCCTCCTGGTCCCAGGTCGTCACGCTCCAGCCGCCCGTGGGCCGCGGCGGCAGCGTGCTCGTCGCCGCCTTCGTGCTCGCGCTCGCCGGTTCGTCGGGCGCGGTGGCGCTCGCGACCCGGCTCCGGGCGCCGGCGGCCTCGGCCGCGGCGCTGGTCCCCGTCGCGGTGCTCGTCGTCGTGATCCTGCTCGGGACGCGCGCCCCGACCGTGCCGCCCGTCGCCACCGGCGTCGTGCTCGCCGTCGTGCTGCTCGGCTGGGCCGCGTGGCGGGCCGACCGGCTGCGCGCCCGCCGTGTCGTCGCGACCTCGGTGGTCGCGGTCGTCGCGGTGGGCTCCGGGGTGCTGGGAGCGTCCGCCGTGGTCGCGGACCAGCCGCGCTACGTGCTGCGCGACGAGATCGTGCCGCCGTTCGACCCGCGGGACTACGCGAGCCCGCTGTCCGCCTTCCGCGAGTACCTCAAGGAGCTCGACGAGACCACGCTGTTCACCGTGAGCGGCCTGCCCGAGGGCGCGCGGGTCCGGCTGGCGACCATGGACGCGTACGACGGGGTCGTCTGGAACGTCGCCGGCGACGGGGGCGCCCAGAGCTCGGGGGAGTTCCGCCGCGTCGGCGGCGAGCTGGCCACCAGCCTGCGCGGGACGCCGGCGCACGTCGACGTCACCGTCGAGGACCTCGGCGGGGTGTGGCTGCCGACGGTCGGCCAGACCACGGCGTTCGCCATGTCCTCGAACGCGGTGACCCAGCAGCTGCGCTTCAACGAGGCCACGGGTGCGGCGGTGCTCACCGGCGGTCTCACGAAGGGCCTCTCCTACGGCCTCGACGTGGTGGTCCCGGCGGTTCCCGCGGACGACGACATCGGCGCCGCCGAGCCCGGGTCCGACCCCCAGCCCGTCGCGCTGGCCGTGCCGGACGTCGTGGGCGTGACCGCCGCCGACGTCGCGCGCGACGCGGGCAACCCGGTCGAGGTGGCGCGCGAGCTGTCCGACTGGCTGGTCGACGAGGGCTTCTACAGCGACGGCCTCGACGAGCAGGGCGGTGGCACGGGCTCCCTGTCCGGCCACGGCGCGGACCGGATCGCGAGCCTGCTGGGCGGCGACCAGCTGGTCGGCGACGGCGAGCAGTACGCGTCCGCTCTCGCCCTCATGGTCCGGGAGATGGGCCTGCCCGCGCGGGTCGTGCTCGGGTTCGTGCCGTCCGCCGAGGACGTCGCCGGCGACGAGCCGGTACAGGTCACGGGCGACGACGTCGAGGCGTGGGTCGAGGTCGGCTTCGAGGGCTTCGGGTGGGTGCCGTTCGACGCCACCCCGCCGCGGGAGCGCACGCCCGACAACACCGACATCGAGAAGCCGACGGACCCGCAGCCGCAGGTCGTGCAGCCGCCCCCGCCGCCGCCTGGTGCCGTCACACCGCCCGACGAGGACGACGAGCAGCCCGCGCCCGAGCCCCCGTCGGACGACGACGGCTCGGCGGCGATCTGGCGGACGGTCGCGATCGTCGCGGTCTCGGTGCTCGTCCCGCTGCTGGTGCTGGCGCTCCCGTTCGTCGTCGTCGGGCTGATCAAGGCCGTCCGGCGTCGCCGCCGCCGCAACCGCGGTGACACGGTCACGCGCGTGGCGGGCGGCTGGGCCGAGGTGCTCGACACCGCGGCCGACCTGCGTCAGCCCGTCCCGGACCACGCCACGCGCACGGAGTCGGCGGCGGTCCTCGCGGCCGCCTTCGTCGGCGAGCCCTCGCGGCGGCGCCCGGACGTCGGAGCGGAGGTCCGCGAGCTCGCGCGCACTGCCGACCGTGCGGTCTTCGCCCCGGGCGAGCCCCCGCCGGAGCAGGTGGACGCGTACTGGTCCCGGGTCGACGAGGCCGTCGCGGCCATGCGGCGGTCGGTGGGCTGGCGTCGGCGCGTGCGCGCCCGCCTGTCGCTCGCGTCGGTGCGGGCGCGCCGCCACCGGACCGTCCCCGCATCCCCTGCCGGAGCCCGTCCCGGGCGCTCGAGGAAGGACTCCCGGTGATCCGCACGATCGGCACCGCACCCGTCGCGGGCCTCGGCCGGCGCGCCGCCGCCGTCCTGGTCGACGGCCTGCTCGCGCTGCTCGCGGGCGGGTGGCTCGTCGTCGTGGTCGCGGTGCGGGCGCTGCCGGGGGGGAGCGGCGGTGACGCAGACGGGCCGTCCGTCCCCGGGTGGGCGGTCGCGCTGTGCTGGGGAGCCCTGCTGGTGCTCACGGTGGCGCAGTGGGTCCTGCACGGCCGGCTCGGCTGGACCCTGGGCCGCCGACTGCTCGGCGTGCGCACCGTCGACGTGCGCACGCGCCGGCCCGTCGGGATGGCGCGGGTGCTCCTGCGCGGTCTCGTCGTCGCCGCGGGCGCGCTGGTGCTCGGCGTGGGCCAGTACGTCGTCCTGCTGTCGCCGCTGCTCGACGGCTCCGGCCGGCGCCAGGGCTGGCACGACAAGGCGGCCCGGGACCTGGTCCTGGACGTGCGCGGGGTCGGTGCCCCGGTGCCGCCCCCGCCGCCGCGCCCCGAGGTCGCCCGGGCCGCGACCGCGATCTCGTTCCGCGGCGCGCCCGACGGGCAGCTGCCGGTCTCGCCGCCCCCGCCGGTGCCGGGCGGGCTGACCCCGCCGCCGCCCGGCGCGGCAGTGCGACCGTCGGGTGCCCCGGATGCCCCGGGTGCCTCGGTCGCCCCCGCGACCGGCCCGCTGGTGCTCGCGCCGCTCGCGCCGCGGCGCGCCGGGCCGGACCTCGACACCCGCGCGCTCCCGCTCGTCCCGCCCCCGCCGCGTCCCGTCCCGCCGCCGCCGGCTCACCCCGAGCCCGTCGTCGCACCGACGGTGGCCCGCGCCGCCGAGATCGACGACGAGGATCTCGACGGCGAGGACGACGAGGACGTCGAGACCACACGCCGCCGCGTCGACCTGCCGCCCTCCGGCGCGCCGGCCGCCGGACGAGCGTCCGGGCCGCTGACGGCCGCGGTGCTGACCCTCAGCGACGGCCAGCGCGTCGTCGTCCAGCGCACCGCGCTCGTCGGACGCAACCCGGCCGCCGCGGCGGACGGCGTCCAGCTCGTGCGCGTGGTCGACCCCGGCCGGTCGGTCAGCAAGACGCACCTGCAGATCGCCGTGGAGCCCACGGGGGTCTGGGTCGCGGACCGCGGCTCCACCAACGGCACGGTCGTCACGCTGCCGGACGGCGGGCAGGTCATCTGCCCCGTCGACCACCCGGTCCGGCTGCGCATCGGTGCCGTGGTGGTGTTCGGCGACTGCGCGATGCGGCTGGTCGAGACGACGAGCTGACGGCACGGCGCCGAGCGAAGGGCACGGACCTGACCCGACGGCACGGCGTTCGACCGGTGCGGGGCATAGCCTGAGCCCATGGCAGGCTCGGGCCGGGCTGCGCAGATGCAGCTGGTCGAGGTCGAGGAGACCTCGCCGGCGCGCGCCGCTGCGCCCCCGTCCGGCTCGCGGCCGGAGCCCGGCCCGTCGTCGCCGGAGGGGGACCCGCCCCCCAGAGGGCGCCTCCGGACCGGCCGCTGGGTGCTGCTCGGCGGTGCGCTGGCCGCCGCGGTGGTCGCCTCGCTCGTCGTCGTCGACGCCCGTGCGCGGGACGCGGACCGCGACCACGCGCTCGCCACGCCCGGCCTGCTCCTGCCGGTCGACGGCCCGCTGCGCGCACGCTGGAGCGCACCGGCAGCGAGCGGCGCGGGGACGGTCCAGGTGGCCGGCGGGACGGTCGCCGTCGTCACGACGGACGGCGCCGGCCGGGCCGTGACCGGCTACGCCGCGGGCACGGGCGAGCCGCGGTGGCGGGTGGAGGTCGAGGGCGGCACCTCGGGCTTCGAGGACGGCGGGCTGACGTGCCCGTCGACCCGGTACGACGACGACCTGGTGCTCTGCACCGCCGCGACCCCGGACCCGCTGTACGTCGACGAGGGCGACGAGGTGACCCCGCAGACCCGCGTCCTCGCGATCGACGCGGCGACGGGCCGGGAGGAGGGCGGCTGGTCGCAGCCCGGGGTCCTGATCGGCGTGCAGCGGGTGGACGACGACCTGGTGCTCGCCAGCACCGACGAGGACGGCCACACGCTGGTCCAGCGCCGCGCCGGGCGCACCGGCGACGTCCTGTGGACGTACCGCTCGCGGGGGGTGATCGTGAGCGAGTTCGCGCAGGCCAGGTCGACGATGGACGCCTCGGAGCGCACGGCGGTGGTGCGCGGCGTCGACGTCGTGGCGGTGCGGCTCCGCGACGGTCTGGTCACGCCCGTCGGCTCGCGCGCGCTCGCGGTCGCGGCGGCCCCGTTCCGGGACGCGTTCGCGACCTGGACGCCGGCCCGTGGCGGCACGCTGCACGACGAGGACGGCGCCGCGACGGTCGAGCTCCCCACCATCCCGGCGCCGCTGGCGGTCGACGACGGATCGTCGGGCGAGCTCGCGGTGGTGAGCACCGGCGTGGACGTGCGGGGCATCGACGTCGGGTCGGGTGCGGAGGTCTGGCGCGCGGTGACCACGATGCGCGTCCGCGGCGTCGTCGCGCAGACCGTGCTGCTCGGGGACGGCCCGCGGTACGCGGCCCTGGACGCCACCGACGGACGGACCCTGTGGTGGCAGGAGCGGCGCTCCGCGCTGCCGTGGACGCCGCTGACCGACGGGTCCGTGGTGCTGGCGCCGGGCGAGGACGGCGCCGGCGGCGACGCGCCGGGCACGCTCGTCGCGCGCGACCTGCGGGACGGCGGGGCCCTCTGGCAGACCGAGCTCCCGGCGGGGGTACGGAGCCTCGAGACGGTGGGCGGCCTGGTGGTGGGACGGACCGCCGACGGCGTCGTCGTGCTGGGCTGACGGCGCCCCGAGGCGCGGCCGGCTTGCCCGCCACGGCCCTCGTCGTTGTAGTGTGACGGCGTGCAGACCAGCGTGAGCCTCCTTCTTCGCTGCCGCGGCGAGGCCTTCTAGGCCGGATCCTCGCCGCGGTGTTCGGTGTGCCGGCTGACCACTCGCCGAGAACCAACCGCAGCGAAGGACCCACCCCATGAGCTATCTGGACACGAGCCCGCAGCAGCCGTCGGGCATGCCGATCCACAAGTACCGGCCGTTCCACGAGCAGATCCGCGTCGACCTGCCGGACCGCACCTGGCCGTCGGCGCACATCACGAAGGCGCCGCGCTGGTGCGCGGTGGACCTGCGTGACGGCAACCAGGCGCTGATCGAGCCGATGAGCCCCGCCCGCAAGCTGGAGATGTTCGAGCTGCTGGTGGACATGGGCTACAAGGAGATCGAGGTCGGCTTCCCGGCGGCGTCGCAGACGGACTTCGACTTCGTCCGCAAGCTGATCGAGGAGGACCGGATCCCCGACGACGTGGTGATCCAGGTCCTGACGCAGTCGCGCGAGCACCTGATCGAGCGGACGTACGAGGCGATCGCGGGCGCCACGCAGGCGATCGTGCACCTGTACAACTCGACGTCCACGCTGCAGCGCGAGGTCGTGTTCCGGTCCGACGAGGACGGCATCGTCGACATCGCGGTCTCGGGCGCCCGGTTCTGCAAGAAGTACGAGGAGCTGATCCCGGACACCGAGGTCTTCTACGAGTACTCCCCGGAGTCCTACACGGGCACCGAGCTGGAGTTCGCGGTGCGGATCTGCAACGCGGTGCTCGAGGAGTGGCAGCCCACGCCCGACCGCCCGGTGATCGTCAACCTGCCCGCGACCGTCGAGATGGCGACGCCGAACGTCTACGCCGACTCGATCGAGTGGATGAGCCGCAACCTGCGCTACCGCGACGCGGTGGTCCTGAGCCTGCACCCGCACAACGACCGCGGCACGGCCGTCGCCGCCGCGGAGCTGGGCTACATGGCGGGCGCCGACCGCATCGAGGGCTGCCTGTTCGGCAACGGCGAGCGCACCGGCAACGTGTGCCTGGTGACGCTGGGCATGAACCTGTTCAGCCAGGGCATCGACCCCCAGATCGACTTCTCGGACATGGAGCGCATCCGGCGCACGGTCGAGCGGTGCAACCAGCTGCCCGTCGGCGAGCGCCACCCGTGGGGCGGCGACCTGGTGTTCACGGCGTTCTCGGGATCGCACCAGGACGCCATCAAGAAGGGTCTGGACGCCATGGAGGTCCGCGCCGCGGCGCAGGGCAAGGGCGTCGACGACATCGAGTGGGCCGTGCCGTACCTGCCGATCGACCCCAAGGACGTCGGCCGGTCGTACGAGGCGATCATCCGCGTGAACTCGCAGTCCGGGAAGGGCGGCATCAGCTACCTGATGAAGTCCGAGAAGGACCTGGACCTGCCCCGCCGGCTCCAGATCGAGTTCTCCCAGGTGGTGCAGCGGCACACCGACGCGCACGGCACGGAGGTCACGTCCGACGACCTGTGGCGCATCTTCGTCGACGAGTACCTCCCGGTCGACGTCGCCAAGGTCCAGACCGCCGCGCAGGACTTCGGGGACCTGGTGCCGTGGGGCCGGTTCGCGCTGCAGGGCACGCGGACGACGAGCGAGCAGGACGGACCGGACGCGCTCGAGGTCGACCTGCAGGTCGACGGCGCGGTGCGCACGCTCACGGGCTCGGGCAACGGCCCGGTCGCGGCGTTCGTCGCGGCGCTCGAGCAGGTCGACGTCCACGTCGCGGTGCTGGACTACGCGGAGCACGCGCTCTCGTCGGGCGGCGACGCCACGGCGGCCGCGTACGTCGAGTGCGCGATCGGCGACCAGATCCTGTGGGGCGTCGGCATCGACCCGTCGATCACGACGGCGTCGCTCAAGGCGATCGTCTCCGCGATCAACCGTCACCTGCGCTGACCTCGTCGGGCCGGCGCGGCCGGTCGCTCCCACCGAGCCTTCCGGGGACGGCACCACCCTTCGTCGTACCCCGGCGGCGCGCCGCACGTCCGTGAGCACCCCCACGGGACGTGCCCGTGCGCGACCCTGCGCCGCCGGCGCCCGATCGACTCGTCGCCCACCACCCCTCGGGACGACGAGCCACGTCGAGGCGCCGGCGGCGCGGGTACCCCCGCGACCGCGCGGTGCGGGGCGATGTCGGTGCGGTGAGGGAGGATGGACGGGTGAGCCTCTACCGCGACGAGGCGATCGTGCTGCGCACCCACAAGCTGGGGGAGGCCGACCGCATCGTCACCCTCCTGACCCGCCAGCACGGCAAGGTGCGCGCGGTCGGCAAGGGCGTCCGCCGCACGACGTCGCGGTTCGGCTCGCGCCTCGAGCCGTTCATGCACGTGGACCTGCAACTCTCCACGGGCCGCAACCTCGACATCGTGACGCAGGCGGAGACGCTCGGTCCGTACGGGCGGGCGCTCGCGGCGGACTACGCCCTGTACACGGTCGGCACCGCGATGCTGGAGACCGCCGACCGGCTGGTCGAGGCCGAGCACGAGCCCGCGCTGCAGCAGTACTGGCTGCTCGTCGGGGCTGTGCGCGCGCTCGCGACGCGGGAGCACGCCCCCGGCCTGGTGCTCGACTCCTACCTGCTGCGCGCGCTGGCCGTCGCCGGCTGGGCGCCGAGCTTCGCGGACTGCGCGCGCTGCGGTGATCCCGGCCCGCACCAGGCGTTCAACGTCTCGTCGGGCGGCGCGGTGTGCTCGCGGTGCCGCCCGCCGGGCTCGGCGTCGCCGGCGCCGGAGACCTTCGGGCTGCTCTCGGCGCTGATCGCGGGCGACTGGGTGGTCGCGGACGCGAGCGCCGAGCGGCACCGCGGTGAGGCGGCCGGGCTGGTCGCCGCGTTCAGCCAGTTCCATCTGGAGCGCCACCTGCGTTCCCTGCCGCACGTCGAGCGCGTCTGAGACCCACCCGCCCCACCCCGCACGCCGCACGCCGGGCCGGGCGCGGGGCTGCCGTGGCGGACCCGGCACAATGGGCCGCGTGGTGAAGCCTCTGGTCGACCCGTACCCGCACCCGTCCGGCGCGCAGCCGCCCGCCATCCCGCAGCAGTTCGTGCCGCGCCACGTGGCGGTGGTCATGGACGGCAACGGTCGGTGGGCGAACGCGCGCGGCCTGAGCCGCATCGAGGGCCACAAGGCGGGGGAGGCGTCGCTGCTCGACGTGGTGGCCGGCGCGATCGAGATCGGCGTCGAGTA is a genomic window of Cellulomonas fulva containing:
- a CDS encoding transglutaminase-like domain-containing protein, translated to MRRPARVRPLGLAAVDALVLVVVLAVVLYPLLDVYGGAVAAPAIAGGLLVGGGLGLVAAWRTWSALSVVAAVVGAYVVLGGPLAVPTTTVAGVVPTGETLVALARGVVSSWSQVVTLQPPVGRGGSVLVAAFVLALAGSSGAVALATRLRAPAASAAALVPVAVLVVVILLGTRAPTVPPVATGVVLAVVLLGWAAWRADRLRARRVVATSVVAVVAVGSGVLGASAVVADQPRYVLRDEIVPPFDPRDYASPLSAFREYLKELDETTLFTVSGLPEGARVRLATMDAYDGVVWNVAGDGGAQSSGEFRRVGGELATSLRGTPAHVDVTVEDLGGVWLPTVGQTTAFAMSSNAVTQQLRFNEATGAAVLTGGLTKGLSYGLDVVVPAVPADDDIGAAEPGSDPQPVALAVPDVVGVTAADVARDAGNPVEVARELSDWLVDEGFYSDGLDEQGGGTGSLSGHGADRIASLLGGDQLVGDGEQYASALALMVREMGLPARVVLGFVPSAEDVAGDEPVQVTGDDVEAWVEVGFEGFGWVPFDATPPRERTPDNTDIEKPTDPQPQVVQPPPPPPGAVTPPDEDDEQPAPEPPSDDDGSAAIWRTVAIVAVSVLVPLLVLALPFVVVGLIKAVRRRRRRNRGDTVTRVAGGWAEVLDTAADLRQPVPDHATRTESAAVLAAAFVGEPSRRRPDVGAEVRELARTADRAVFAPGEPPPEQVDAYWSRVDEAVAAMRRSVGWRRRVRARLSLASVRARRHRTVPASPAGARPGRSRKDSR
- the leuA gene encoding 2-isopropylmalate synthase, which gives rise to MSYLDTSPQQPSGMPIHKYRPFHEQIRVDLPDRTWPSAHITKAPRWCAVDLRDGNQALIEPMSPARKLEMFELLVDMGYKEIEVGFPAASQTDFDFVRKLIEEDRIPDDVVIQVLTQSREHLIERTYEAIAGATQAIVHLYNSTSTLQREVVFRSDEDGIVDIAVSGARFCKKYEELIPDTEVFYEYSPESYTGTELEFAVRICNAVLEEWQPTPDRPVIVNLPATVEMATPNVYADSIEWMSRNLRYRDAVVLSLHPHNDRGTAVAAAELGYMAGADRIEGCLFGNGERTGNVCLVTLGMNLFSQGIDPQIDFSDMERIRRTVERCNQLPVGERHPWGGDLVFTAFSGSHQDAIKKGLDAMEVRAAAQGKGVDDIEWAVPYLPIDPKDVGRSYEAIIRVNSQSGKGGISYLMKSEKDLDLPRRLQIEFSQVVQRHTDAHGTEVTSDDLWRIFVDEYLPVDVAKVQTAAQDFGDLVPWGRFALQGTRTTSEQDGPDALEVDLQVDGAVRTLTGSGNGPVAAFVAALEQVDVHVAVLDYAEHALSSGGDATAAAYVECAIGDQILWGVGIDPSITTASLKAIVSAINRHLR
- a CDS encoding outer membrane protein assembly factor BamB family protein, giving the protein MAGSGRAAQMQLVEVEETSPARAAAPPSGSRPEPGPSSPEGDPPPRGRLRTGRWVLLGGALAAAVVASLVVVDARARDADRDHALATPGLLLPVDGPLRARWSAPAASGAGTVQVAGGTVAVVTTDGAGRAVTGYAAGTGEPRWRVEVEGGTSGFEDGGLTCPSTRYDDDLVLCTAATPDPLYVDEGDEVTPQTRVLAIDAATGREEGGWSQPGVLIGVQRVDDDLVLASTDEDGHTLVQRRAGRTGDVLWTYRSRGVIVSEFAQARSTMDASERTAVVRGVDVVAVRLRDGLVTPVGSRALAVAAAPFRDAFATWTPARGGTLHDEDGAATVELPTIPAPLAVDDGSSGELAVVSTGVDVRGIDVGSGAEVWRAVTTMRVRGVVAQTVLLGDGPRYAALDATDGRTLWWQERRSALPWTPLTDGSVVLAPGEDGAGGDAPGTLVARDLRDGGALWQTELPAGVRSLETVGGLVVGRTADGVVVLG
- a CDS encoding RDD family protein, whose product is MIRTIGTAPVAGLGRRAAAVLVDGLLALLAGGWLVVVVAVRALPGGSGGDADGPSVPGWAVALCWGALLVLTVAQWVLHGRLGWTLGRRLLGVRTVDVRTRRPVGMARVLLRGLVVAAGALVLGVGQYVVLLSPLLDGSGRRQGWHDKAARDLVLDVRGVGAPVPPPPPRPEVARAATAISFRGAPDGQLPVSPPPPVPGGLTPPPPGAAVRPSGAPDAPGASVAPATGPLVLAPLAPRRAGPDLDTRALPLVPPPPRPVPPPPAHPEPVVAPTVARAAEIDDEDLDGEDDEDVETTRRRVDLPPSGAPAAGRASGPLTAAVLTLSDGQRVVVQRTALVGRNPAAAADGVQLVRVVDPGRSVSKTHLQIAVEPTGVWVADRGSTNGTVVTLPDGGQVICPVDHPVRLRIGAVVVFGDCAMRLVETTS
- the recO gene encoding DNA repair protein RecO — translated: MSLYRDEAIVLRTHKLGEADRIVTLLTRQHGKVRAVGKGVRRTTSRFGSRLEPFMHVDLQLSTGRNLDIVTQAETLGPYGRALAADYALYTVGTAMLETADRLVEAEHEPALQQYWLLVGAVRALATREHAPGLVLDSYLLRALAVAGWAPSFADCARCGDPGPHQAFNVSSGGAVCSRCRPPGSASPAPETFGLLSALIAGDWVVADASAERHRGEAAGLVAAFSQFHLERHLRSLPHVERV